A portion of the Toxoplasma gondii ME49 chromosome VIIb, whole genome shotgun sequence genome contains these proteins:
- a CDS encoding zinc finger, C3HC4 type (RING finger) domain-containing protein (encoded by transcript TGME49_261990~Predicted trans-membrane domain (TMHMM2.0):49-72) yields the protein MLEPYRDRAEFGGRGEEEDPSPIMLKMSHAMVDPTDTWSRAAWLERSSRTAFLLGVMTIVFYFSGFLSSVLLAPLAALWTLSCLGDPPEAGESASVGGSTHTASVGAVELLISLPQLGALGVIVFFAAKALQQGQVGVILATLRAASASLLPGGVRRDKDPTAETAEQKRDAGDESEEEGGGEGDAGEAGKPSEVGDQHEEKEDGDSQGGREAERVEEKGGEQGEREERGQNGEDVSRDLLHSKGGDCDRTENLQEETPFERSRRGPSELEGLSFDRTEERDHLFAFLSRARKGRQTNAAMHQVSPKRSLEEETTVSSASQELPLEAAFDSEKSESSEGRSIPSVEAEAPNLSESFDVFLEAVASEFLRPFADSFVNLFSVSLDAVPPVSALDEDPGRAGDNLEKDLSTGEDSLRVAQEGRNDSESDFWTERAASAIQTFRAVLESAASSPPPSFPAFSNSILSSCSPSSVSASSSSPAGMPTRAVRGRTPSPVAGEYRRHLALLWGNGAPIVVPQSSTPQRLPPIFSVYSPASSPHLSSISSSPALSTSSPLQTGSGGACWLATPSTRASSSSSLPLSPSPLPSRHSSLPPGSSLPSASSHSSLPSLPPAYSLPPCFSLSSPGHSLSSDRVETTPGDAHATIRPARPSPVRPGTGGALSPLAAAFASYSAHRTSVTSLAIQSCRINSSPSSSSPSSSASPPPSASPSASSPSSPPPSTSPSSSSPSSSASPSASSSASSSSPSSSASPPPSASPSASSPSSPPPSTSPSSSSPSSSASPSASSSPSASSPSSPPLSTCPSSSSPSSTSFSSSSCSFAASCSRASPESRLENERRTARVAGAGEREEEHDSVPEEDREARVYVHRARAFQTVFNHARERGDAETRIWRTPVQPIQVKHSAPSFSFEGMQDLDRNRGELNTLASEERERTEENDETGGLVVPDESSPQAPVCSAPGLQLSPFRTPTSGNRMLSSWPLLALGENVAEASGATPLRSTSFRSWTSGVRTPELHEEQTSPSGVSPPSLGRAFPAVSSAGPSLRFSTFFSASSSLSPRAAANREARAGVGVDARGEDREPHQVRREEENERLWRRADVRRRDSDAMESAALEYVHGSEDANFARQRLPGSELSRMDFERREVSALRRTNIQQIVGRDAPSVDSTASVHSVVTYPASSLIDVLFDFLPEETVSREMCERFAMVKRRRRHRAFSLPLPSSGLASRRDSETAQEETAEEGEQDAETTQEETAEEGEQDAETTQEETAEEGEQDAETTQEETAEEGEQDAETTQEETAEEGEQDAETEEGAFDCCICMGEYAVSESLRRLPCMHAFHTSCLRRWIQEKSTCPLCRFELTRMLLPSG from the exons ATGCTCGAGCCTTATAGAGACAGAGCGGAgttcggaggaagaggagaagaagaagatcccTCTCCGATAATGTTGAAGATGTCGCATGCAATGGTGGATCCCACAGACACCTGGAGTCGGGCCGCATGGCTGGAACGGAGTTCCCGAACGGCTTTCCTGCTCGGAGTGATGACGATCGTCTTCTATTTTTCCggatttctctcctccgttctcctcgcgcctctcgccgcgCTCTGGactctctcctgtctggGAGACCCTCCGGAGGCGGGAGAGTCGGCGAGCGTCGGCGGATCGACGCACACCGCGAGCGTCGGAGCAGTCGAGCTCctcatctctctcccgcAGTTGGGCGCTCTCGGCGTCATCGTCTTCTTTGCTGCGAAGGCGCTTCAACAGGGGCAGGTGGGCGTCATCCTCGCAACGCTTCGcgccgcgtctgcgtctctgctcccCGGCGGAGTCCGTCGAGACAAAGACCccacagcagagacagcagagcagaagagagacgcaggagacgaatcggaagaggaaggtggaggggaaggagacgcaggcgaggcaGGCAAGCCGAGCGAGGTAGGAGATCAGCatgaggaaaaagaggacggagacagccaaggtggaagagaagcCGAAAGAGTAGAGGAAAAGGGTGGAGAACAaggcgaacgcgaagaacgaggccaaaacggagaagacgtTTCTCGCGATCTGCTGCACTCGAAGGGTGGGGACTGCGACAGAACTGAGAACCTCCAGGAAGAGACTCCTTTCGAGCGAAGCCGACGCGGCCCAAGCGAGCTAGAGGGTCTTTCCTTCGATCgcacagaagagcgagaTCACCTgtttgccttcctctcccgcgcgaggaaggggagacagacgaacgcGGCAATGCACCAGGTGTCTCCGAAGAGGAGCctcgaggaggagacgaccGTCAGCTCGGCGTCGCAGGAGTTGCCTTTGGAGGCCGCGTTCgacagcgaaaaaagcgagagttCTGAAGGACGATCGATTCCTTCTGTGGAAGCTGAAGCACCGAATTTGTCGGAGTCCTTCGACGTCTTTCTGGAAGCAGTCGCCTCTGAATTCTTGCGCCCTTTCGCGGACTCGTTCGTAAACCTTTTCAGTGTCTCCCTCGACGCAGTGCCCCCCGTCAGTGCGCTCGACGAAGACCCAGGGAGAGCGGGAGACAACCTAGAAAAAGATCTTTCTACAGGAGAAGACTCCTTGAGAGTCGCGCAAGAAGGACGGAACGACTCGGAGAGTGACTTCTGGACTGAACGCGCGGCCTCGGCGATTCAGACCTTCAGAGCTGTCCTCGAGTCTGCCGCTTCCTCACCCccgccttcgtttcctgcaTTCTCCAATTCAATCCTCTCATCTtgctctccgtcgtctgtctctgcttcctcttcttctccagctggAATGCCGACGCGAGCTGTGAGGGGACGCACACCCTCTCCGGTTGCAGGGGAGTATCGGAGACACCTGGCCCTTCTGTGGGGAAACGGCGCGCCCATTGTTGTCCCACAGTCTTCGACGCCTCAACGGCTACCTCCTATCTTTTCTGTCTattctcctgcctcttctcctcatCTATCTtctatctcttcttctcctgctctctcaacttcctctcctcttcagacAGGCTCGGGCGGTGCCTGTTGGCTGGCGACGCCGTCGACGcgggcgtcttcttcctcttctctgcctctctcgccttctcctctcccttctcgtcattcttctctccctcctggttcttctcttccttctgcttcttcgcattcttctctcccttctcttcctcctgcttattctcttcctccctgtttttctctttcgtctcccggTCATTCGTTGTCTTCTGACAGAGTCGAGACAACGCCGGGggacgcgcatgcaacgatTCGACCTGCGCGGCCTTCTCCTGTTCGTCCTGGGACAGGAGGcgccttgtctcctctcgccgctgCCTTTGCTTCCTACTCGGCACACCGGACCTCTGTCACCTCTCTTGCAATCCAGTCTTGTCGCATCaattcttctccctcttcctcttctccctcttcctctgcctctccccctccatctgcctctccctctgcctcttctccttcctctccccctccATCtacctctccctcttcctcttctccctcttcctctgcctctccctctgcctcttcctctgcctcttcctcttctccctcttcctctgcctctccccctccatctgcctctccctctgcctcttctccttcctctccccctccATCtacctctccctcttcctcttctccctcttcctctgcctctccctctgcctcttcctctccatctgcctcttctccttcctctccccctctATCTACCtgtccctcttcctcttctccctcttccacttctttttcctcttcttcctgttcatTTGCTGCTTCCTGTTCGCGGGCATCTCCAGAATCGCGtctggagaacgagagacgaaCAGCGAGGGTTGCCGgcgcaggagaaagagaggaagaacacgATTCTGTCCCCGAAGAGGACAGGGAAgctcgggtgtatgtacaccgcgcGCGCGCCTTTCAGACAGTCTTCAACCACGCCCGCGAAAGAGGcgacgcggagacgcgcATCTGGCGGACGCCTGTACAGCCGATCCAGGTTAAGCACAGCGCGCCCAGTTTCTCGTTCGAAGGCATGCAAGATCTCGACAGAAACCGCGGCGAGTTGAACACCTTAGCGTCtgaggaacgagaaagaacggaggaaaacgacgagaCGGGAGGCCTCGTCGTCCCTGATGAAAG ctcGCCGCAAGCGCCCGTTTGCTCAGCTCCTGGCCTTCagctttctccttttcgtaCACCGACTTCCGGCAACCGCATGCTTTCTTCTTGGCCTCTCTTGGCGCTAGGTGAGAATGTCGCAGAGGCCTCAGGTGCGACTCCTCTGCGCTCGACGTCTTTCCGGAGTTGGACGTCGGGTGTGCGTACACCCGAGTTGCATGAGGAGCAGACCTCCCCTTCTGGagtgtctccgccttccctGGGACGAGCATTCCCCGCAGTTTCTTCCGCTGGTCCCTCGctccgtttctccactttcttctccgcttcttcttctctctcccctcgggCAGCggcgaacagagaagcgcgcGCCGGTGTCGGAGTCGACGCGAGGGGAGAGGACCGCGAACCGCACCAGGtcaggcgagaagaggagaatgaACGTCTCTGGCGACGCGCGGATGTTCGCCGACGAGACTCTGATGCTATGGAAAGCGCCGCGCTCGAATACGTGCATGGAAGCGAAGATGCGAACTTTGCGAGACAAAGACTTCCGGGAAGCGAACTCTCGAGGATGGATTTCGAACGGCGAGAAGTCTCAGCACTCAGAAGAACAAACATTCAACAAATCGTCGGAAGAGACGCCCCCAGTGTTGACTCCACTGCCTCCGTCCACTCCGTCGTCACATATCCCGCGTCCTCGTTGATCGAT gtgctcttcgacttcctcccggaggagacagtctcgCGCGAGATGTGCGAACGTTTCGCGATGGTGaagcgacggaggagacaccgcgcGTTCAGCCTCCCTCTGCCCTCATCTGGTCTCGCTTCGCGCAGGGACTCAGAGACAgcgcaggaggagacagctgaagaaggagaacaagacgcagagacaacgcaggaggagacagctgaagaaggagaacaagacgcagagacaacgcaggaggagacagctgaagaaggagaacaagacgcagagacaacgcaggaggagacagctgaagaaggagaacaagacgcagagacaacgcaggaggagacagctgaagaaggagaacaagacgcagaaacagaggaaggcgcgTTCGACTGTTGCATTTGCATGGGAGAATATGCGGTGTCTGAAAG cctgcgtcgcctcccctgcatgcacgcctTCCACACCAGCTGTCTGCGACGGTGGATTCAG GAAAAATCAacttgtcctctctgtcgcttcgaACTCACGCGCATGCTCCTCCCCTCAGGCTAA